In Gossypium raimondii isolate GPD5lz chromosome 12, ASM2569854v1, whole genome shotgun sequence, a single window of DNA contains:
- the LOC105763564 gene encoding probable 1-deoxy-D-xylulose-5-phosphate synthase 2, chloroplastic yields the protein MAVSASFLPPLPCLKPTLSSYKHLCPKACAGNFEGDEGCNKMRIRKENDGWKIDFSGKKPATPLLDTINYPLHMKNLSTRELEQLAAEVRADIVHTVSKTGGHLSSSLGVVELTIALHHVFDTPDDKIIWDVGHQAYPHKILTGRRSRMHTIRKTSGLAGFPKRDESVYDTFGAGHSSTSISAGLGMAVARDLLKKKNNVISVIGDGAMTAGLAYEAMNNAGFLDSNLIVVLNDNKQVSLPTATLQGPATPVGALSRALTKIQASAKFRKLREKAKGLTKQIGGQTHEIAAKVDEYARGMISASGSTLFEELGLYYIGPVDGHNIEDLVAMFEKVKAMPAPGPVLIHIVTEKGKGYPPAEAAIDKMHGVVNFDMETGKQFKSKSSILSYTQYFAESLIKEAEADDKIVAIHAAMGGGTGLNFFQKRFPDRCFDVGIAEQHAVTFAAGLATEGLKPFCAIYSSFLQRGYDQVVHDVDLQKLPVRFAMDRAGLVGADGPTHCGAFDITYMACLPNMVVMAPSDEAELMHMVATAAAIDDRPSCFRFPRGNGTGVVIPHDYKGTPLEIGKGRIIMAGNRVAILGYGSIVQQCMEAANMLRSQNIYITVADARFCKPLDGDLIKQLANEHEILITVEEGSIGGFGSHVSHFLSLTGILDGPLKLRAMVLPDRYIDHGSSQDQIEEAGLSSRHISATVLSMLGRPKQAMQFK from the exons ATGGCGGTTTCTGCCTCTTTCCTTCCTCCTCTTCCATGTCTCAAACCTACCCTTTCTTCCTACAAACAT TTGTGTCCCAAAGCCTGTGCTGGAAACTTTGAAGGCGATGAGGGTTGTAATAAAATGAGGATAAGGAAAGAAAACGATGGCTGGAAGATCGATTTCTCTGGGAAGAAACCGGCAACGCCATTGTTGGACACCATCAATTACCCTCTTCATATGAAGAACTTATCAACAAGG GAACTTGAACAACTGGCGGCAGAGGTTAGAGCTGATATTGTGCACACAGTATCTAAGACCGGAGGGCATCTTAGCTCAAGCTTAGGTGTGGTGGAGTTGACAATAGCTTTACACCATGTATTCGACACACCtgatgataaaattatatggGATGTTGGGCATCAG GCATACCCTCATAAAATCCTGACAGGAAGAAGGTCCAGGATGCATACCATAAGAAAAACTTCAGGGCTTGCAGGGTTTCCTAAAAGGGATGAAAGTGTTTATGATACTTTTGGTGCTGGACATAGTTCCACTAGCATATCAGCTGGACTTGGTATGGCAGTGGCTAGAGAccttttgaagaagaaaaacaatgTGATTTCAGTGATTGGAGATGGAGCTATGACTGCTGGACTTGCATATGAGGCTATGAATAATGCAGGGTTCCTTGATTCGAACTTGATCGTCGTGTTGAACGACAATAAACAAGTGTCTCTACCTACTGCAACTCTACAAGGTCCTGCTACTCCTGTTGGAGCTCTTAGTAGGGCTTTAACCAAGATTCAGGCAAGCGCCAAGTTCCGAAAACTTCGGGAGAAAGCAAAA GGCCTAACTAAGCAAATTGGGGGTCAAACACATGAAATTGCAGCAAAAGTAGATGAGTATGCAAGAGGAATGATTAGTGCTTCTGGTTCCACTCTCTTTGAGGAACTAGGCCTATATTATATCGGTCCGGTTGATGGACACAATATTGAAGATTTAGTAGCTATGTTTGAGAAAGTGAAAGCGATGCCTGCCCCGGGGCCGGTCCTAATCCACATTGTGACAGAGAAAGGAAAGGGATATCCCCCAGCTGAGGCAGCAATTGATAAAATGCATG GTGTTGTAAATTTCGACATGGAAACAGGCAAGCAGTTTAAGTCCAAGTCCTCTATACTGTCGTATACTCAGTACTTTGCTGAGTCGCTCATCAAAGAAGCTGAGGCTGATGACAAGATTGTAGCCATCCATGCAGCAATGGGTGGGGGAACAGGTCTCAATTTCTTCCAGAAAAGGTTCCCGGACCGCTGCTTTGATGTGGGGATTGCCGAGCAACACGCAGTTACTTTTGCAGCTGGTTTAGCCACCGAGGGTCTCAAGCCATTCTGTGCTATCTACTCATCATTCTTGCAACGGGGATACGATCAG GTGGTTCATGATGTGGATCTTCAGAAATTACCTGTACGGTTCGCAATGGATCGAGCTGGTTTGGTTGGAGCAGATGGACCTACCCACTGTGGTGCATTTGACATTACATACATGGCTTGCTTGCCAAACATGGTGGTAATGGCTCCATCCGATGAGGCCGAGCTCATGCATATGGTTGCAACAGCAGCAGCCATCGATGACAGACCAAGCTGTTTCAGATTCCCTAGAGGAAATGGCACTGGAGTGGTTATCCCACATGATTACAAAGGAACTCCACTTGAG ATTGGGAAAGGAAGAATAATTATGGCAGGCAACAGAGTAGCCATCCTGGGATATGGTTCAATAGTTCAACAATGCATGGAAGCAGCAAACATGCTGAGATCAcaaaacatatacataacaGTAGCTGATGCAAGATTCTGTAAGCCTCTAGACGGGGATCTCATCAAGCAATTAGCAAATGAGCATGAGATTCTTATTACTGTGGAAGAAGGTTCCATTGGAGGTTTTGGCTCTCATGTATCACATTTCTTGAGCTTGACTGGTATTTTGGATGGACCTCTCAAG TTAAGAGCAATGGTGCTTCCAGATAGATACATAGATCATGGATCATCCCAAGACCAGATAGAAGAAGCAGGGCTGTCTTCAAGGCATATCTCTGCAACAGTCCTATCTATGCTAGGAAGGCCAAAACAAGCCATGCAGTTCAAGTAG
- the LOC105763562 gene encoding KH domain-containing protein HEN4 isoform X1 — MQNSYNHRRGRQAPPRKIVPLPGQVSFRVICHASSIGGLIGSSGAVVSQLRRETSSRIHCEESVGGSDHRVILVVGSGSVERQFSLGEGEVCYVSCAQEAMIKVFQRVWEVEAEREWGNACDGEDEEAYCGVLAETAQIGFVVGKGGKNIVRMRTESGAKIRILPPPPCGRKIDQLIQITGGTLAVKKALVAVSGYLQACPSADKEPTQMSMPTEQPSRGTSPNSGEELFPHLSSLFPPMLENLVRGVSNANFSLVVGDGDPKSDSDRTQKVVFRMLCSNGAAGAIIGKKGAIVKALQNQTGASIMFESLETDHRDRVVTISALENLESQYSPAQNAVVFVFARSVEADIERGFQSVLIKGTPVTLRLLVASNIVHCLKDKEGRVLFEIAELTGADIQVLVEELSLGHSPENVVQITGNYKSVQNAIFQVTSRLRDNLLPREVLNENRVSNCYGEVTETGPSQVLQPTSSILDNDNGPNLAQRLHTGHSENTSGPQPVKLQPQEAAGNGNMVAIQGVHHSSTTSGGSFDLETSLDSLLPCDMLNEVGGPSPYNRGSETTFSGLVQSLDVSPASDEESALTRAMGNIEFFDGVDCPTKSRLLETVERHELANGDDKGCLELESGKKSSIVKNTGVEIVVHEDAFDSIYGKNGCNLARLKEISGAKVEVHEPCGGESEGRVLISGTPDQTLIAQSLLQAFIQANQNA; from the exons ATGCAAAACTCCTATAACCATCGGAGGGGACGCCAAGCCCCACCGCGGAAGATCGTTCCCTTGCCGGGCCAGGTGTCATTTCGTGTAATATGCCACGCATCATCCATCGGAGGACTCATCGGGAGCTCCGGCGCCGTTGTTTCTCAACTTCGCCGCGAGACTTCCTCTAGAATCCACTGCGAAGAATCTGTCGGCGGGTCAGATCACCGAGTTATATTGGTAGTGGGGTCGGGATCGGTCGAAAGACAGTTTAGTTTGGGTGAGGGAGAAGTATGTTACGTTTCTTGTGCTCAGGAAGCAATGATTAAGGTCTTCCAGCGCGTGTGGGAAGTGGAAGCGGAGAGAGAGTGGGGAAACGCGTGCGATGGTGAGGATGAAGAAGCTTACTGTGGTGTGCTGGCTGAGACGGCACAAATTGGTTTCGTTGTGGGGAAAGGAGGGAAGAATATTGTGAGAATGAGGACAGAGAGTGGAGCGAAAATTAGGATTTTGCCGCCGCCGCCATGCGGAAGAAAAATTGATCAGTTAATTCAG ATAACTGGTGGTACTTTGGCTGTCAAGAAAGCGCTGGTTGCTGTATCTGGCTATCTTCAAGCTTGCCCATCCGCGGACAAAGAGCCAACGCAGATGAGTATGCCTACTGAGCAACCTTCACGTGGAACCTCCCCTAATTCAGGCGAAGAACTTTTTCCGCATCTTAGTTCGCTTTTCCCACCCATGCTTGAAAATTTGGTGAGAGGTGTTTCTAATGCCAACTTTTCGTTGGTGGTTGGTGATGGAGATCCCAAATCGGATTCAGATCGTACTCAAAAAGTTGTCTTTAGAATGCTTTGTTCCAATGGTGCTGCTGGGGCCATCATCGGCAAGAAGGGTGCCATTGTCAAAGCTTTGCAAAATCAAACTGGTGCTTCTATAATGTTTGAGTCCCTGGAAACCGATCATCGTGATCGTGTTGTCACCATTTCTGCCTTGGAG AACCTTGAATCACAGTATTCTCCTGCACAAAATGCTGTTGTTTTTGTATTTGCAAGATCCGTTGAAGCTGACATTGAGAGAGGATTTCAGTCAGTCCTGATTAAGGGCACTCCTGTGACTCTTAGGCTTCTAGTTGCTTCCAACATTGTCCACTGCTTGAAGGACAAAGAAGGTAGGGTACTTTTTGAGATTGCAGAACTCACTGGCGCTGACATACAAGTCTTGGTTGAGGAGCTATCACTGGGCCATTCTCCGGAGAATGTAGTACAG ATTACTGGCAACTATAAAAGCGTGCAGAATGCCATCTTTCAAGTTACTAGTAGACTTAGGGATAATCTCTTGCCACGTGAAGTGCTGAATGAAAATAGAGTGAGCAACTGCTACGGAGAAGTAACGGAGACAGGTCCGTCTCAAGTTCTCCAACCAACAAGCTCAATATTAGATAATGATAATGGACCTAATTTAGCTCAAAGATTGCACACTGGGCACTCAGAAAATACTTCTGGTCCTCAGCCAGTAAAACTGCAACCACAAGAG GCTGCAGGAAATGGGAATATGGTTGCCATCCAAGGTGTTCATCATAGCTCAACTACCTCGGGAGGGAGCTTTGACCTTGAGACGTCTCTTGATTCTCTACTTCCATGTGATATGCTCAATGAAGTGGGAGGCCCAAGCCCCTACAACAGAGGGAGTGAGACTACTTTTTCTGGTTTGGTTCAATCTTTAGATGTGTCTCCTGCTTCTGATGAAGAGAGTGCTTTAACAAGAGCAATGGGTAATATTGAATTCTTTGATGGTGTAGACTGTCCGACAAAATCTCGGCTATTAGAG ACTGTTGAAAGACATGAGCTGGCCAATGGAGATGATAAAGGGTGTCTAGAACTTGAAAG CGGCAAGAAATCTAGTATTGTGAAAAATACAGGTGTGGAGATTGTAGTTCATGAAGATGCTTTTGACTCGATCTACGGCAAAAATGGCTGCAACCTTGCTCGTCTCAAAGAG ATCTCAGGTGCAAAGGTTGAAGTACATGAACCTTGTGGTGGTGAAAGTGAGGGGAGGGTGTTGATATCTGGGACTCCAGATCAAACCCTTATAGCACAAAGTTTGCTGCAAGCCTTCATCCAAGCCAACCAGAATGCATGA
- the LOC105763562 gene encoding KH domain-containing protein HEN4 isoform X2, translating into MQNSYNHRRGRQAPPRKIVPLPGQVSFRVICHASSIGGLIGSSGAVVSQLRRETSSRIHCEESVGGSDHRVILVVGSGSVERQFSLGEGEVCYVSCAQEAMIKVFQRVWEVEAEREWGNACDGEDEEAYCGVLAETAQIGFVVGKGGKNIVRMRTESGAKIRILPPPPCGRKIDQLIQITGGTLAVKKALVAVSGYLQACPSADKEPTQMSMPTEQPSRGTSPNSGEELFPHLSSLFPPMLENLVRGVSNANFSLVVGDGDPKSDSDRTQKVVFRMLCSNGAAGAIIGKKGAIVKALQNQTGASIMFESLETDHRDRVVTISALENLESQYSPAQNAVVFVFARSVEADIERGFQSVLIKGTPVTLRLLVASNIVHCLKDKEGRVLFEIAELTGADIQVLVEELSLGHSPENVVQITGNYKSVQNAIFQVTSRLRDNLLPREVLNENRVSNCYGEVTETGPSQVLQPTSSILDNDNGPNLAQRLHTGHSENTSGPQPVKLQPQEAAGNGNMVAIQGVHHSSTTSGGSFDLETSLDSLLPCDMLNEVGGPSPYNRGSETTFSGLVQSLDVSPASDEESALTRAMGNIEFFDGVDCPTKSRLLETVERHELANGDDKGCLELESGKKSSIVKNTGVEIVVHEDAFDSIYGKNGCNLARLKEWKIRSQVQRLKYMNLVVVKVRGGC; encoded by the exons ATGCAAAACTCCTATAACCATCGGAGGGGACGCCAAGCCCCACCGCGGAAGATCGTTCCCTTGCCGGGCCAGGTGTCATTTCGTGTAATATGCCACGCATCATCCATCGGAGGACTCATCGGGAGCTCCGGCGCCGTTGTTTCTCAACTTCGCCGCGAGACTTCCTCTAGAATCCACTGCGAAGAATCTGTCGGCGGGTCAGATCACCGAGTTATATTGGTAGTGGGGTCGGGATCGGTCGAAAGACAGTTTAGTTTGGGTGAGGGAGAAGTATGTTACGTTTCTTGTGCTCAGGAAGCAATGATTAAGGTCTTCCAGCGCGTGTGGGAAGTGGAAGCGGAGAGAGAGTGGGGAAACGCGTGCGATGGTGAGGATGAAGAAGCTTACTGTGGTGTGCTGGCTGAGACGGCACAAATTGGTTTCGTTGTGGGGAAAGGAGGGAAGAATATTGTGAGAATGAGGACAGAGAGTGGAGCGAAAATTAGGATTTTGCCGCCGCCGCCATGCGGAAGAAAAATTGATCAGTTAATTCAG ATAACTGGTGGTACTTTGGCTGTCAAGAAAGCGCTGGTTGCTGTATCTGGCTATCTTCAAGCTTGCCCATCCGCGGACAAAGAGCCAACGCAGATGAGTATGCCTACTGAGCAACCTTCACGTGGAACCTCCCCTAATTCAGGCGAAGAACTTTTTCCGCATCTTAGTTCGCTTTTCCCACCCATGCTTGAAAATTTGGTGAGAGGTGTTTCTAATGCCAACTTTTCGTTGGTGGTTGGTGATGGAGATCCCAAATCGGATTCAGATCGTACTCAAAAAGTTGTCTTTAGAATGCTTTGTTCCAATGGTGCTGCTGGGGCCATCATCGGCAAGAAGGGTGCCATTGTCAAAGCTTTGCAAAATCAAACTGGTGCTTCTATAATGTTTGAGTCCCTGGAAACCGATCATCGTGATCGTGTTGTCACCATTTCTGCCTTGGAG AACCTTGAATCACAGTATTCTCCTGCACAAAATGCTGTTGTTTTTGTATTTGCAAGATCCGTTGAAGCTGACATTGAGAGAGGATTTCAGTCAGTCCTGATTAAGGGCACTCCTGTGACTCTTAGGCTTCTAGTTGCTTCCAACATTGTCCACTGCTTGAAGGACAAAGAAGGTAGGGTACTTTTTGAGATTGCAGAACTCACTGGCGCTGACATACAAGTCTTGGTTGAGGAGCTATCACTGGGCCATTCTCCGGAGAATGTAGTACAG ATTACTGGCAACTATAAAAGCGTGCAGAATGCCATCTTTCAAGTTACTAGTAGACTTAGGGATAATCTCTTGCCACGTGAAGTGCTGAATGAAAATAGAGTGAGCAACTGCTACGGAGAAGTAACGGAGACAGGTCCGTCTCAAGTTCTCCAACCAACAAGCTCAATATTAGATAATGATAATGGACCTAATTTAGCTCAAAGATTGCACACTGGGCACTCAGAAAATACTTCTGGTCCTCAGCCAGTAAAACTGCAACCACAAGAG GCTGCAGGAAATGGGAATATGGTTGCCATCCAAGGTGTTCATCATAGCTCAACTACCTCGGGAGGGAGCTTTGACCTTGAGACGTCTCTTGATTCTCTACTTCCATGTGATATGCTCAATGAAGTGGGAGGCCCAAGCCCCTACAACAGAGGGAGTGAGACTACTTTTTCTGGTTTGGTTCAATCTTTAGATGTGTCTCCTGCTTCTGATGAAGAGAGTGCTTTAACAAGAGCAATGGGTAATATTGAATTCTTTGATGGTGTAGACTGTCCGACAAAATCTCGGCTATTAGAG ACTGTTGAAAGACATGAGCTGGCCAATGGAGATGATAAAGGGTGTCTAGAACTTGAAAG CGGCAAGAAATCTAGTATTGTGAAAAATACAGGTGTGGAGATTGTAGTTCATGAAGATGCTTTTGACTCGATCTACGGCAAAAATGGCTGCAACCTTGCTCGTCTCAAAGAG TGGAAAATCAGATCTCAGGTGCAAAGGTTGAAGTACATGAACCTTGTGGTGGTGAAAGTGAGGGGAGGGTGTTGA